In Cryptomeria japonica chromosome 1, Sugi_1.0, whole genome shotgun sequence, the sequence GGTGTGTTGCTGTGGTTTGCTTTGAAATAGGCAAGTTGGAAACTTGGATTTCTGTCGGAAATGGGAGGTAGATACCTTTAGAAGGTATTCGCAACATGAAATTGGTTAAGTTGTGGAATATTCATGGGAAAATAAtagctttatatatatatttgcctGAATATATGGTTTTCTTTTTCAAAAGAATAATGGATTTCAAAAAGATATTTAGTTTAACAGGTACAATGTATTTTATAACAAGGCTGAAATAATAGAGTCATTTGAAACTGAAAATATGCTGTAGAGGTTGTTAAGATGTGGCAGGCAGGAAATATTATTGATAGGAATCTATTATAAACTTTCAGACACAAGAACCAACTTGCAGGGCCCCAAAAACAAACTTTGAACATAACTAAACTGAATTAATCAAATGATTGATTGCTTGACAGTTACTCCACAACCAACCAAGATTTTTGAACTCTAATGAATGTTATACCATTATTAGTGGGGTTTGTAATATCCTCTTAAGCTACACCCAGAGCTTGGACTTTTAACAAGTATAATCTTTTTCTTGAGAACGTTCAGGAAAACATTGAGGTTGGCAAGGAAATTGCTCAAAGCTTCCATGTTTGCAAAGGGCTTGTTAACATTAACAGTGTTAACTTAAATCTTAAAACAGGGCTTGCAGAGAAAGCAGGGCTGGAGTTGGGTGTCCAATATGACAACCTAAATTTGCTGTTTTTCATTATTGTGAATTGTATATTTTTCTTCAAATACTACCATATAACAAGGCTGTCTGGTTGTACATACTATATACACAATAAAATTGGGAAACTCCTGAGATGCATTTGCTCCTGCCGCCTGGTACGGGGTTGCAGGTGCAAAATGGCACAAATGTGCATTTGATACACACATGGTACATAGGATGCCCTAATACACCCTGGTTTGCCcagtttattaatttttaaatttacgtACATACTTACTCTGCTCCATTTGAACCATGCATACCTTCTGATAACCTTACACCCTTGTACCCAAGTTTTGGGAGTTGCACTGGGTGCCATATATCTACAACCGGTATACCCCTTCACCTCCACAACTTGTGTAGCTTCGTGCACCTGTGCACTCTGCACACTTAAGCTGACGTGCACCCTACACAACTCTAGACATGCACACCTTGCAAATCTGTTGCCTGTGCTCCCAAGGACCTTGCCATGTATTGTAGAACTTCAAAACTTATGAGCTCATGTACTTTGCAGCAAATAATTTGTAtaattagttttaatattttttattttaataaacttATAAAGGTTTCACTGATTGTTAAATCACTCTGCAAGAAAAATTGTCTAAGGACAAGGGTTTTGGATGTGAGAATGTTTCATTGGGGCTATGTGGTGTGTTGCTATGGTTTGCTTAGAAGTAATTTTTTATGACACTGGTAGGCAATGCATTTTCAGGGCTTCCAGAGCATGCAAGCTTCATGTGCCAGTTTGCCTTTGACACGGCGATGGGCTGGTGTAGCAAGAGCTTTCAGGTTTGTCGAGAGCTTTGTTTGAAGTTGTTTTTGAATTATGTGTTGTTTTGTAAGTCCAGATGGTTTGCAAttttgtgttgttgttgttgttaagatTCCTTGTTATGGTTGTAATGGGGTACACAGTTCAAAGGCTGCTGGTAGTGACATAATTGGTATTGATTTGGGAACAACAAACTCATGTGTAGCAGTAATGGAAGGCAAGGTCAGTATTTTTAAATCTCGGCCGTGCTGTGTCTTTTAAAGTTACCTAGCGTATTTGTTGTTAAGTATCTCCCTGATTACAAGTGTTTTTTGAATGAAATATAGAGCCCAAAAGTAATTGAGAATTCAGAAGGGGCTCGAACAACACCATCCATTGTTGCAGTGAATCAGAAAGAAGAAATACTTGTGGGAATCCCTGCTAAGCGTCAAGCTGTGACTAATCCAACCAATACTGTGTTTGGCACCAAGCGTTTAATAGGAAGAAGGTTTGATGATCCACAGACACAGAAAGAACAGAAGATTGTGCCATACAAAATTGTCAAAGCTACAAATGGTGATGCCTGGGTTGAAATAAATGGGAAACCATACTCGCCTAGTCAGATTGGTGCATTTGTCCTGACAAAGATGAAGGAAACTGCAGAGGGTTATCTTGGAAGGACTGTTTCCAGTGCAGTTATCACAGTGCCTGCTTATTTCAATGATGCTCAGCGTCAAGCAACCAAGGATGCTGGTAAAATTGCAGGGCTGGAAGTTAAAAGAATAATCAATGAGCCAACTGCAGCTGCCCTTTCATATGGCATGAATGAGAAGGAGGGTTTGGTTGCTGTTTTTGATCTTGGTGGAGGTACCTTTGATGTTTCTATTCTGGAAATCTCCAGTGGTGTGTTTGAGGTAAGTACATTGCTTTGATTCTCCCTTTGTCTTATTTTATCTTTTCACTTTAAAATCTATAATTCAGCCCTGTGTATTTTGTCACGGGAATGATTTTTACATGTTGTAGCCTTCTCGTTAAGAAGAAATTTGTCAATGCCTTTTTTATTTCTGATTTTATTCTTCAATCTGAATGTGTGCAATCCAATCCTTTAGGATGTCCGTCTGCACTTCATCTATTTTGTTTTGGAAGTATTATTTGTGTAGAGGGAAATTGTCAAATGATGCAAGTTTTTAATAATTTTGGTGCTCATTATGGATTTGCTGTTCAATGGTTGAGGCAAATATCTCTGTAGTATCTTTTTTGACTTGGCAGTGGTTGTAAAATAGGTTAGCACTCTGGTGCGGAGAGTACTAAATAGCCTTAGgaatttttgttttggtttttaatTTAAAAGTTGTATTGTTCAGGCTATGAGGATGACCATCTACATCATGTTTGTTTTATGGTGGGAATAATTGAAACCTAACGTAAGCCTTCTTTTGCAGGTCAAGGCCACAAATGGTGATACTTTTTTGGGTGGTGAGGATTTTGACAATGCCTTGTTGCAGTATTTAGTTAATGAGTTCAAGAATTCAGAAAAAATTGATCTGTCTAAGGATAAGTTAGCATTGCAAAGGCTACGTGAAGCTGCAGAGAAAGCTAAAGTGGAGCTATCATCCTCTTCACAGACAGAGATAAATCTACCTTTTATCACAGCAGATGCATCTGGTGCAAAGCATTTGAACATCACAATGACTAGGTCAAAATTTGAAACATTAGTGAATAATTTGATCGAGAGAACTAGAAGTCCCTGTGAAAAATGCCTAAAAGATGCAGGGGTTTCAGCGTCGGAGGTGAATGAAGTGCTTCTTGTTGGGGGCATGACCCGTGTGCCAAAGGTTCAAGAGGTTGTTGCTCAGATTTTTGGTAAGACACCAAGCAAGGGTGTTAATCCAGATGAAGCTGTGGCGATGGGTGCTGCCATACAAGGTGGTATTCTTCGTGGTGATGTGAAAGACCTGCTTCTGCTGGATGTGACGCCCCTGTCACTTGGATTAGAAACACTGGGTGGTGTTTTCACTCGACTCATAAATAGAAACACAACAATTCCAACTAAGAAAAGTCAGGTATTCTCAACCGCATCAGATGGTCAAACACAGGTTGGAGTGAGAGTATTTCAGGGGGAAAGGGAAATGGCTTTAGACAATAAGCTTCTAGGTGAATTTGAGCTTGTTGGCATTCCACCAGCTCCAAGAGGTACACCCCAAATAGAGGTTACCTTTGACATTGATGCAAATGGTATTGTTACAGTTTCTGCCAAGGATAAGTCCACTGGCAAGGAGCAACAAATTACCATCCGATCATCTGGTGGACTTAACGAAGATGAAATTCAGAGGATGGTGAGGGAAGCTGAGACTAATGCTCAAAAGGATCAGGAAAAGAAACAGTTGATTGATGCTAGAAATTCTGCAGATAACACAATTTACAGTGTAGAGAAGAGCTTGAGTGAGTACAAGGATAAGATTCCTGCAGATTTAGTTACTGAAATACAGTCAGCAGTGGCTGATTTGAAGAAGGCTATAGCAAGTGATGATTTAAATGAGATTAAAGCGAAAACTGAGGTTGCAAATCAAGTTTCTTTGAAAATAGGACAGCACATCCATCAACAATCAGGTGGGTCATCGTCTGGTGGGCCATCATCAACATCTAGTTCTGAAGGGGAAGGAGAGGCCCCTGAAGCTGAATATGAAGAGATGAGGAAATGAACAATTAAATTCTTTATTGTAGATGCATGGATTTACCTTTTTCATTTTGGCCGAACTTCTAGATTAGGATTTATAGAGGAGAGTTAGGAATCTTTTGAGCAGTTCAAAGTAATTTCCAATTGTTCTTGTCTAAGGAGGCAACTGTGAAAGTTTTGAACGGTTCAAAACAATTTTTGTTGTTTGCTGATTGGGATGTCACTCTTTTGATCAGCAACTTCATAGTTTTTGTAATATTTGCCTTGGCACAGTACAAGGTGAATATGTCGGGGCATTTAATTCTGGCATTGTGAATTACCTCACTTTCTCGTGTCTGAGGTGGAGTTataatttttgttgttttttgggaaTCAATCTTTAATGTTCATCATGCGATGTCTTGGCTGCATGTTTTCTTAATAACCTTGAATATAGCCATGTTTGTGCCTTGAGTTTATAGTTTCTACAACTTCCTTGCCACAATGAACttaaaaactatgaaatggcacaaGGAACTGAAATATGGTTTAGGACTTGAAAGTCCCGACTTCATGTATAACTTGGCCTAAACAAACCATGCTAATGGGAAGGCAAGAAGGCTATATGCCATCCTTACGAAACCTAGAATGAATTATTCTCATAACACTGAGTCCTTGCCTAGCTGGATatgttgcatatccctggtttcTTGGGATGTGTAATCAATTGACTAAGAATTTTGAGTTATTACACGTACTGATTTGGATGTTTCTCGTCAAAAGTGCCTAGTGAGTATTTTGTGCTGGCCTCATGTGAAATCTGTGTTGTTATGTCGAGAGGTATTCTACAGCAATAGCAAGGTATGAGATGGGGTATAACTCAGGTTAGTATTTTGTATTACGTGAAAATGATTCTTCTATTTAGAGCTGGGTTCATTTCTGATATACAGAATTTATTCTATGTTGGCTCTTTCAAGTTGTTTTCTTTGGAATTAATTTTGAAATTGGGATCTGTAAAATCTTAGGATATATAAAGTTATGCATGAAAATTAAAGTTGCATTCAACTAATTCTAAAGCTACAATGTTTCAGGCACAAAACATGCACGCAAATTGTGCTTgctatttggaattatttttattttattttattttaagcatTATTTAATTCCCTTGTTAATTCATCTCGCAAGCTGGTGATATTATTACGCCGAGAAGCATTCCTATACAGTGACAGCAAGGGGAGTGAGGGAtagaataaaaatagaatattcCGTGTAAACACTAAAGAAAACGGAAACATGATGGAACACCAAGCACTGCTCGAAACTGCATGAACCATAATGTAAAACTGTTCACATGCCTCCAAAGATATGTTGCGACCGTTATAATTGAAAATGTAACGTCAAACATAACAGTTACATGCACGATTGGAAGAAAGGAGGAGGGAAGGAAGTTTATTGTCTTTAAATGAAACCATTGTGTCTCTGAGATATCTTTGCTTTGCAATTACATTCATCGCATCATTGTTGAGGAGGATTACAATCATTCATCAAAAATTTGCAGCTTGGATTTGATTACAGTCATCACATCATTGTTGAGGAGGATTAGAATCGTTGCATCATTGGTGAGGAGGATTTGGCATTATCCACCAGAATTTGCAGGTTAGATTTGATATATATATGTAATCTGATTTTCCATTTTGTTCCTGCATGTTATCGATCTCAGGTTGAATGAAGAAGAATACAGGTTGGAGAAATGATGTTAGTATATATATCATCTATGAATCAGCGAAAATATTACAGTATCTTTTACTGCTTTTATTCTATGGCCTTGCATGTAGAGTAATTTTGCTCGATGATATCAGTAGAGTGAAATATGCTTTTAAATTCTTTCTTTGTTGGGTGAGGACACCACAATGGCTGGTATGTTGAATATTTACATTATTTGCTACACTTATTTCTATTTAGCTCTGGTGTAGAAGCTCAAGAAAAATGATTGGCAGATGGTATTGCACTTACTACAGGGTTTTGTGGTATTGTGGAAGCAGATTTTTCTACCAAATGTGAGCTTTTTCCTGAATCAGTTTGTCTGTTCTTCAACAGTGGCTAAAGAAAAAGGAATATAGCCTGATGAATTGTGTGCAGTAGTGGAGAATACCATTCCATAGTTAAAATGTGTACAGAAGTGAACATTAATTCCACAATTACAAATACATTGGAAAGTGGAAAATATCAAAGGACTTCAAACATATGGAAGTTTAAAATATAAAGAATATGTCAAAAATGGTTAGCAATTCTCTCTTTTTAAACCATAATGATTTGATGCATCTCCATTCCTATTCAAAAGCTCCCATTTTTACAAAGGCAGCTCCCACTTATACAAAGGCAAGGATAACACTcgcaaataataataacaattgttataaatatatattataattttaaagatttattaatatattataatttttaaaattctatTTAAGAGATAATTTTTATAGAAAAATgtcaattttaaattattatttaaaaatattagttTAAATTTCTTATTTAGAAAGATGAGAaaggatttttctttttctaagatcttaaatataaaaatataatgtaTGTTTATACAAATAGcacaaaaataatatttaattcttaattttcaatttaaaaagataaaaaaatataatgtttctaatttcaaaaagtcaaaatttgtGCTTATGATTATAAATCTTAactaaaaaatataatgtttctaaattcaaaaaaccaAAATTACATGCCTATATAAATGgtgcaaaaataattttcaatttaaaaagatcaaaaataatttatatgtttctaaatttaaaaaaagcaAAATTGCATGCCTATAGAAATGGTtgagaataaatatataaattttaatttacaaGGATCAAAAAGatcttttatttttctaaattttaatcataaaaatacAATTAAACCCTTAA encodes:
- the LOC131042248 gene encoding heat shock 70 kDa protein, mitochondrial; translated protein: MAIAKLLVSRIVKTSQRRPLPYNLGFQSMQASCASLPLTRRWAGVARAFSSKAAGSDIIGIDLGTTNSCVAVMEGKSPKVIENSEGARTTPSIVAVNQKEEILVGIPAKRQAVTNPTNTVFGTKRLIGRRFDDPQTQKEQKIVPYKIVKATNGDAWVEINGKPYSPSQIGAFVLTKMKETAEGYLGRTVSSAVITVPAYFNDAQRQATKDAGKIAGLEVKRIINEPTAAALSYGMNEKEGLVAVFDLGGGTFDVSILEISSGVFEVKATNGDTFLGGEDFDNALLQYLVNEFKNSEKIDLSKDKLALQRLREAAEKAKVELSSSSQTEINLPFITADASGAKHLNITMTRSKFETLVNNLIERTRSPCEKCLKDAGVSASEVNEVLLVGGMTRVPKVQEVVAQIFGKTPSKGVNPDEAVAMGAAIQGGILRGDVKDLLLLDVTPLSLGLETLGGVFTRLINRNTTIPTKKSQVFSTASDGQTQVGVRVFQGEREMALDNKLLGEFELVGIPPAPRGTPQIEVTFDIDANGIVTVSAKDKSTGKEQQITIRSSGGLNEDEIQRMVREAETNAQKDQEKKQLIDARNSADNTIYSVEKSLSEYKDKIPADLVTEIQSAVADLKKAIASDDLNEIKAKTEVANQVSLKIGQHIHQQSGGSSSGGPSSTSSSEGEGEAPEAEYEEMRK